In Candidatus Korarchaeota archaeon NZ13-K, the genomic window GAGGGCGATGGCCGCGGTAAGAATGCTGCGCCCGATTTTGGGCTGCAAAACGGCGGCAATGGTCATGGCGGCAATCAAAAATGGAAAGGCCTGGAAAATGTCAACAATGCGCATGAACACCATATCAAGCCGTGAGCGGTGAGATAAGGTTCAAGATGCCGGCGAACCACGATGAGTACGACCTCATAATAAGGGAGCTTTTGGCCGGGAACCTGGATGCGGCCCTGGAGAGGGGCTGATCCCCCAACACAATTTTTATATCTTACCCCAGCCCATGCTTTCTATGAGAAAGCCGATAACCGGGCTCATCCATCTGTTTTCCCATCAGAGGTGGGTCCAATGGATCATCAGCGGAGCTCGGAGGAGCCTCTAGTCGAGATGAGGGGGATAGTGAAGGTCTACCCTGATGGCGTGATCGCCCTGAGGGGAGTGAACTTCGAGGTGAGGGAGGGCGAGATACACGGCCTCCTGGGTGAGAACGGGGCCGGGAAGACCACACTCATGAGGATACTCTACGGGGAGATAAGGCAGACGAGCGGGGAGGTTCTCCTCAGGGGGAGGAGGGTCCACTTCAGGGGTCCCTGGGAGGCCATGAGGAGCGGCGTGAACATGGTTTACCAGAGGTTCTCCCTGATACCCACGCTGACCGTGATGGAGAACCTCCACCTATACATGAGCTCCCTCTTCAAGGGGATCCGCGTCGATGAGGTGAGGAGGAGGGCCGAGCTCGTCATGGAGAGACTCCGCTTCAGGGTGCCCCTCGACTCCCTCGTTGAGGAGCTCCCAGTAGGTGTTCAGCAGAGGGTGGAGATAGTGAAGGTGCTCCTCTCAAGGCCCAAGCTGATAATACTGGATGAGCCCACCTCCGTGCTTACCCCTCTGGAGAGCAGGGAGCTCTTCAGGGTTCTGAGGGAGCTGAGGGGGGAGGGGATCTCGATAGTGTTCATAACGCACAAGCTCAGGGAGGTGAAGGAGCTGACGGATAGGGTCACGGTTCTCAGGGGAGGGGAGAATGCTGGAACCTTCGAGACCTCCAGCGTGAGCGAGGAGGATCTCGCCATCACGATGATCGGTAGGAAGGTACCCTCGCCCCGCAGGACCCCATCCTCACCGGGCGAGGAGGTGCTGAGGGTCGAGGACCTATGGGTCAGGGATGACAGGGGGCTTCATGCGGTCAGAGGGGTCTCCTTCGAGCTCAGGAGGGGTGAGATACTGGGAATAGCTGGTGTCCAGGGGAACGGCCAGCTGGAGCTCGCTGAGGCCCTGGCCGGTCTCAGGGGGGTCGAGAGGGGGAGGGTGCTCCTGAGGGGTGAGGACGTCACAGGACTGCCGGCCAGGGAGAGGTACGAGAGGGGCCTCTCCTACGTGCCGGACTCCAGGGCGGTGGGCCTCGTGCTCGATATGAACCTCGTTGAGAACTCCATCCTGACGACTTTGAGGAGGTTCCTGGGACCCGGGGGAAGGATAGCCTGGCCGCTGGCCGGTGAGATGGCCGAGAGCATAGTGAGGAGGTTTAAAGTCATCGCGAGTTCCCTGAAGGCTCAGGCCAAGCACCTGAGCGGTGGGAATCAGCAGAGGCTCCTGGTGGGCAGGGAGATCCTGAAGGAGCCGGAGGTCCTCCTGATCTGCGAGCCGACCCAGGGACTTGACGTGGCCGCAACTGACTTCATAAGGAGCAGTCTGCTGAAGTTCAGGGACGAGGGGAAGGCTATAATCCTAATATCGACGGACCTGGATGAGGTGCTGGAGCTGAGCGACAGGATCGCCGTGATGTATGAGGGGAGGTTCATTGGAATGGGGAGAAACGAGGACTTCACCATCGAGAGGTTGGGTCTTCTGATGGGTGGTGTGAGTGCCTAGGCTGGGTTTCATCGCTGAGGTCTCCCTCTCAATCCTGCTGAGCTTCCTCTCAGGCTACGTCATGCTGAGCCTCATGGGCTACGATGCCGCCAGGGTGTTCGCGGTGGTGCTCTCCGAGGGGATCAGGAATCCCTCCTACCTTATGGTGAGGAGCACTCCCCTGATCATGACGGCGCTCGCCTTCTCCATCCCCTCCCTCACGGGCGTCTTCAACATAGGGGGGGAGGGGCAGTTC contains:
- a CDS encoding ABC transporter ATP-binding protein, whose protein sequence is MDHQRSSEEPLVEMRGIVKVYPDGVIALRGVNFEVREGEIHGLLGENGAGKTTLMRILYGEIRQTSGEVLLRGRRVHFRGPWEAMRSGVNMVYQRFSLIPTLTVMENLHLYMSSLFKGIRVDEVRRRAELVMERLRFRVPLDSLVEELPVGVQQRVEIVKVLLSRPKLIILDEPTSVLTPLESRELFRVLRELRGEGISIVFITHKLREVKELTDRVTVLRGGENAGTFETSSVSEEDLAITMIGRKVPSPRRTPSSPGEEVLRVEDLWVRDDRGLHAVRGVSFELRRGEILGIAGVQGNGQLELAEALAGLRGVERGRVLLRGEDVTGLPARERYERGLSYVPDSRAVGLVLDMNLVENSILTTLRRFLGPGGRIAWPLAGEMAESIVRRFKVIASSLKAQAKHLSGGNQQRLLVGREILKEPEVLLICEPTQGLDVAATDFIRSSLLKFRDEGKAIILISTDLDEVLELSDRIAVMYEGRFIGMGRNEDFTIERLGLLMGGVSA
- a CDS encoding ABC transporter permease, which encodes MGFIAEVSLSILLSFLSGYVMLSLMGYDAARVFAVVLSEGIRNPSYLMVRSTPLIMTALAFSIPSLTGVFNIGGEGQF